One part of the Chitinophagales bacterium genome encodes these proteins:
- a CDS encoding zinc ABC transporter substrate-binding protein gives MKNKVSSIILVFIILSAFTQAATIKVVTTLMDLRSIAELIGGDKVSVTSIATGYQNPHFVDPKPSYIINLSNADLFVTVGLDLETGWSPQLVSSSRNNALPHL, from the coding sequence ATGAAAAATAAAGTATCATCTATTATTCTAGTATTCATCATACTCTCTGCATTTACTCAGGCAGCGACTATTAAGGTGGTTACCACTTTAATGGATCTCCGAAGTATTGCCGAATTGATAGGGGGCGATAAGGTTTCAGTAACCTCCATTGCAACCGGCTACCAAAATCCGCACTTCGTAGATCCAAAGCCGAGCTATATTATTAATCTTTCAAATGCGGATCTTTTTGTGACGGTGGGCCTTGATCTGGAAACCGGCTGGTCACCGCAGCTGGTCAGCAGCTCACGCAACAATGCTTTGCCCCATTTATAG
- a CDS encoding acyltransferase, with product MGVGLYFKKLDELRFIAFFLVFWQHAFSPSFSNLTGNKILKTIIDTLTITGGIGVHIFFVISGFLITFLMIKEELTKGSISLLFFYTRRILRIWPLYYLILVLGIFVLPNLFNTFKFNGSLIKNLLFLNNFDMENQAPNVGIAWSVAIEEQFYLFWPIIFIIIRNKTLLLIFSIFLFLFSIWYVIEFPSENYFHTFGNIRFLMTGCIGAIFYSQLKKVRPNSFIIKSTTFHFIIFTSLIFIILSPFFKTIYFLSLIGLPLTYILIILILVDNNNDSKTSFCSKMGKYTYGMYLYHPMIIIFIKIIFDLLKFDYANNSLINLFLAIISLTTTIIISTLSYKYFERYVLRFKNKFSFVTTRI from the coding sequence ATGGGAGTTGGATTATATTTTAAAAAACTTGATGAATTGAGATTTATTGCTTTTTTTCTAGTGTTTTGGCAACACGCATTTTCACCATCATTCTCTAATTTGACAGGTAATAAAATTTTGAAAACCATAATTGACACTTTAACTATTACAGGTGGTATTGGTGTTCATATCTTCTTTGTCATAAGTGGTTTTCTAATCACTTTTTTAATGATTAAAGAAGAATTAACAAAAGGTTCAATTAGCTTATTATTTTTTTACACCAGACGAATATTGAGAATATGGCCGCTTTATTATTTGATTTTAGTATTAGGCATTTTCGTGTTACCAAATTTATTTAATACGTTTAAATTTAACGGTAGTCTCATAAAGAACTTGTTGTTCTTAAACAATTTTGACATGGAAAACCAAGCTCCAAATGTTGGAATAGCTTGGAGTGTCGCAATCGAAGAACAGTTTTATTTGTTTTGGCCAATAATTTTCATAATTATTAGAAATAAAACATTGTTATTAATATTCTCAATATTTTTATTTCTATTCTCCATTTGGTATGTTATAGAATTCCCTAGTGAAAATTACTTTCATACTTTTGGAAACATTCGATTCTTAATGACTGGCTGTATCGGAGCAATATTTTATTCACAGCTAAAAAAGGTAAGACCCAATTCGTTCATAATTAAATCCACAACATTTCATTTTATCATTTTCACTTCGTTGATATTTATAATATTATCTCCATTTTTCAAAACTATTTATTTCCTCTCACTCATTGGATTACCATTAACTTATATCCTAATAATTCTTATTTTGGTTGACAACAACAATGACTCTAAAACTTCATTTTGTTCAAAAATGGGAAAATATACCTATGGTATGTATCTATATCACCCAATGATAATCATATTCATTAAAATTATCTTTGATTTATTAAAATTCGATTATGCAAACAATTCTTTAATTAATTTATTTCTTGCTATTATTTCATTAACTACTACAATTATTATTTCAACTCTATCATATAAATATTTTGAGAGATATGTACTTAGATTTAAAAATAAATTTTCCTTTGTTACTACTAGAATATAA